A section of the Gimesia sp. genome encodes:
- the serC gene encoding 3-phosphoserine/phosphohydroxythreonine transaminase, with protein sequence MTERIYNFSAGPAALPLPVLEQAQKDLISLGDTGIGILEHSHRSKAFLAVYEAAEALCREVAAVPDNYKVLFVQGGASTQFFTIPMNFLSKDQTADYLVTGSWSKKAVKEAKMFGNVNVACSSEDQNFSYIPEEVNYSDKPAYVHFTSNNTIYGTEFASEPQVPGDAPLICDASSDIFSRPLDITKYGIVYAGAQKNLGPSGVTLVIIRDDLIAQGPSDIPTMLQYRTHSEAGSMYNTPPTFGIYILGQVLQWLKDQGGLSVMQEKNQAKAGKLYDYLDQSKLFKPTAAKKDRSLMNVTFVTGDADLDAKFIAQATAAGLDGLKGHRSVGGMRASIYNAFPEAGVDKLIETMSQFEQEHAS encoded by the coding sequence ATGACAGAAAGAATTTACAACTTTTCTGCAGGACCTGCAGCCCTCCCGTTACCCGTTCTCGAACAGGCTCAGAAAGATCTGATCTCTCTGGGCGATACCGGTATCGGAATTCTGGAGCACTCCCATCGCAGCAAAGCCTTCCTCGCGGTGTATGAAGCTGCTGAAGCCCTCTGCCGCGAAGTGGCTGCGGTGCCCGATAATTATAAAGTCCTGTTTGTCCAGGGGGGCGCTTCCACCCAGTTCTTCACGATTCCCATGAACTTTCTCTCCAAGGATCAGACTGCTGACTACCTCGTGACCGGTTCCTGGTCGAAAAAAGCGGTTAAAGAAGCCAAGATGTTCGGTAACGTGAATGTCGCCTGCAGCAGTGAAGATCAGAACTTCTCCTATATCCCGGAAGAAGTCAACTACAGTGACAAGCCAGCTTATGTGCACTTCACCTCAAACAACACCATCTACGGAACCGAATTCGCCAGTGAGCCTCAAGTTCCCGGCGATGCACCTCTGATTTGCGATGCCAGCAGCGATATCTTTTCCCGTCCGCTGGATATTACCAAATACGGAATCGTCTATGCCGGTGCTCAGAAAAACCTGGGACCCAGCGGTGTGACGCTTGTGATCATTCGCGATGATCTGATCGCGCAGGGGCCCAGCGACATTCCGACAATGCTGCAGTATCGGACCCATTCCGAAGCCGGTTCGATGTATAATACTCCGCCGACTTTCGGGATTTATATCCTGGGGCAGGTCCTGCAGTGGCTGAAAGACCAGGGCGGATTGTCGGTCATGCAGGAGAAGAACCAGGCGAAAGCCGGTAAGCTGTATGACTACCTGGATCAGAGCAAGCTGTTCAAGCCGACTGCGGCGAAGAAAGACCGTTCGCTGATGAACGTCACCTTCGTAACCGGCGATGCCGACCTGGATGCGAAATTCATTGCCCAGGCGACCGCAGCAGGTCTGGATGGTCTGAAAGGACACCGCAGTGTCGGCGGCATGCGTGCCAGCATTTACAATGCATTCCCGGAAGCGGGCGTCGATAAGTTAATTGAAACGATGAGTCAATTCGAACAGGAACACGCCTCTTGA